The nucleotide sequence CGTATTTCTTTTCCACTTTTGAGTGAAATCTTAAAGGGCTTTACACGTTTAAGCTGAGGTGGTGAAAATCTTTCTTGGTGTACAGACTTTTTAGGATAGCCTAAATCTCTGGCCGCTTTTAAAAATTGTTCTATAAAAGATTCAGGACCACAAAAATACACATGAGTGCCGATGGGGTGATTTTCTAGAGATGAAGTAGACATACGGTGGTTTTCTTCTGAGAAATAAAAATGACATTGCCCAGAATAATGCTTCGTTAAAAACTCATAAAACGGACAATTTTGTTTTGATTTGGAAGCGTAATGAAGTTCGAAAGAGAATCCTTTGGTCATAAGTTCATGCATCATTGATAGAAATGGAGTAATTCCTATTCCAGCCGCATAAAAAACATGATGCCTTGCTTTAAAACTGAGCGGAAAATGATTTTTTGGATAACTGATGTGCAGACTGTCTCCAACTTTCATTGATTGATGCCAGAAACGTGATCCCCCTTTAGAATCCTCACTCAAACGAACGGCTATCTCATATTGTGAAGTTTCGTCGGGATGACTAGTTAGCGAATATTGCCGAACTACTAATCCATTTGCTGTTTCAAGGTAAGTTGAGATATGCGAACCACCACTAAATCGTGGAAGTTTATTTCCCTTTGCCGGAGCTAGGATATACTTCTTAACATGCTCCGTCTCTTGCACAATAGAGGTGATTTGAA is from Fictibacillus sp. b24 and encodes:
- a CDS encoding PDR/VanB family oxidoreductase, which produces MYKEATLSVQITSIVQETEHVKKYILAPAKGNKLPRFSGGSHISTYLETANGLVVRQYSLTSHPDETSQYEIAVRLSEDSKGGSRFWHQSMKVGDSLHISYPKNHFPLSFKARHHVFYAAGIGITPFLSMMHELMTKGFSFELHYASKSKQNCPFYEFLTKHYSGQCHFYFSEENHRMSTSSLENHPIGTHVYFCGPESFIEQFLKAARDLGYPKKSVHQERFSPPQLKRVKPFKISLKSGKEIRVDKKQTLLDALLQQGLNVPYSCRVGRCGTCELPVSEGEIDHYDFFLSEDQQNAQNCILACVSRARSDKLVIEIE